The following coding sequences lie in one Leucobacter allii genomic window:
- a CDS encoding FtsW/RodA/SpoVE family cell cycle protein, with translation MAGERGGGSAGLPGQARISLGAALRTGSDRTVVALYAITFLLVGFGLIMVLSSSSITSYVADEGFFGGFWKQATFALIGIPLMLIAAALPLAFWKRWAWWFLGLGIVLQLLVFTPLGIDVYGNRNWIQIGGFSAQPSEALKLALVVWIGTVLLRKEPLLGRMRHEMIPVILPGALIALGVVLLGRDLGTVLVMAAMVIGAMYFGGISWKTLGVIALGGVLAVVFFVLTSENRLNRLLGHASGNEDYSGLGWQPLHGLWALAGGGLFGVGLGGSKAKWSWLPAADNDYIFAIVGEELGLIGALLVIAMFVVLTVVMLRVITRARDRFGKAVVGGVLVWIVGQAFINIGVVIGVFPVLGVPLPLISAGGTALVACLTALGVVISIARDGAQYQHELAEAGGRTSTP, from the coding sequence ATGGCGGGCGAACGCGGCGGCGGCTCCGCAGGCCTGCCCGGGCAGGCGCGGATCTCGCTCGGCGCCGCGCTGCGCACGGGCTCGGACCGCACCGTCGTGGCGCTGTACGCGATCACCTTCCTCCTTGTCGGCTTCGGGCTCATCATGGTCCTCTCCTCCTCGTCGATCACGTCCTACGTAGCCGACGAGGGCTTCTTCGGCGGCTTCTGGAAGCAGGCGACCTTCGCCCTCATCGGCATCCCGCTCATGCTCATCGCCGCGGCCCTGCCGCTCGCGTTCTGGAAGCGCTGGGCGTGGTGGTTCCTCGGACTCGGCATCGTGCTCCAGCTGCTCGTGTTCACGCCGCTCGGCATCGACGTGTACGGCAACCGGAACTGGATCCAGATCGGCGGCTTCAGCGCCCAGCCCTCCGAGGCGCTGAAGCTGGCCCTCGTCGTCTGGATCGGCACCGTGCTGCTGCGCAAGGAGCCGCTGCTCGGACGCATGCGGCACGAGATGATCCCCGTGATCCTCCCCGGAGCGCTCATCGCCCTCGGAGTCGTGCTGCTCGGCCGCGACCTCGGCACCGTGCTCGTCATGGCCGCGATGGTGATCGGCGCGATGTACTTCGGCGGGATCAGCTGGAAGACGCTCGGCGTGATCGCGCTCGGAGGCGTGCTCGCCGTCGTGTTCTTCGTGCTCACGAGCGAGAACCGTCTGAACCGCCTGCTCGGCCACGCCTCGGGCAACGAGGACTACAGCGGGCTCGGCTGGCAGCCGCTGCACGGACTGTGGGCGCTCGCCGGGGGCGGCCTCTTCGGCGTGGGCCTCGGCGGCTCGAAGGCGAAGTGGTCCTGGCTCCCCGCGGCGGACAACGACTACATCTTCGCCATCGTCGGCGAGGAGCTCGGCCTGATCGGCGCGCTGCTCGTGATCGCGATGTTCGTGGTGCTCACCGTCGTCATGCTCAGGGTCATCACGCGGGCGCGCGACCGCTTCGGCAAGGCCGTGGTGGGCGGCGTGCTCGTCTGGATCGTCGGCCAGGCCTTCATCAACATCGGCGTCGTCATCGGGGTGTTCCCGGTGCTCGGCGTCCCGCTCCCGCTCATCAGCGCGGGCGGCACCGCGCTCGTCGCCTGCCTCACGGCGCTCGGCGTCGTGATCTCGATCGCGCGCGACGGCGCGCAGTACCAGCACGAGCTCGCGGAGGCGGGCGGAAGGACGTCGACCCCCTGA